The sequence below is a genomic window from Desulfuromonas sp..
CGACTCTCTCTATCTTTCCGGTTTCGATAACCCGCAGCAACTTGACCTGGGTCGCAATCGGCATGTCGCCGATTTCGTCAAGAAAAATCGTCCCGCCATCGGCCCGCTCGAAACGGCCGCGATGCGCCTTCAGGGCACCGGTAAAGGCACCCTTTTCATGCCCGAACAGCTCCGACTCAAGAAGTTCATCCGAAATAGCAGAACAATTAACGGCAACAAACGGTCCGGCCCGCCGTTCACCCTGGTCGTGCAGAGCCCTGGCAACCAGCTCCTTGCCGGTTCCGGTTTCACCGGTGACCAGCACCGCGGCATCAGAAGCGGCATAAAGACCAATTTTGCGAAAAACTTCAAGAATCCCCGGACTGCCGCCAACCAGGCCGAAACGCTGCGAGGGGACTTCATCGCGAACCCCGCCGGCCTGCCGGCGGTAAAACCGGAACGCCACCAGGGGGCTCTTATAATCATCGGAGAGTCCGCCGGGAGCGACCTCGAGCAACAGGTCGGTATCGGACACATCAAACCGAACCGGAACATCATCAAGGGTCTTCTCGGAGGCAACGACCTCGTCAGCAAGATCCCAAAGCGGCGGCGCAACCCGCCGGAAGGAATCCCGCAACGAGGCCCCGACCAGATCATCCCGGGTCTGCCCGAGGGCGGTCGCCAAAAGTTCAGACACCTGTCGAATCTTCCAGAGACCGCCCTGATGCCGGACCGCGACGAGGTCCGGCATCAGGGCCGGCAAACTTTGAGCATGACCAGGTTGGTTCATAAAAAATCCCCTTACCGAAACTCCCTCCAATGTAACCTCTTAATATTACAAGTTCAAGAGCTTGCCATCCGATGTTTTCTTATTTTCGAGAAATCTGTTGACACTTTTATTTCCCTCTCTATTATTCGGTAGAGGCAAGGGTGGCAAAACTGGCTCCATCCAAAGTGAGGATTTCGTGAAAAAAATCATTTTGATTCTGATTTTCATTGGCGCCGTGGTAACTGCTGGCAGCTTTCAGGTCGGACGGGTCATTGAAGCGGAGCTACCGAAGATCCTTGATCGTGTTGCCGACCTGGGACAGATGCAGATTTCGATCACTGATTACGATCGCCAGCTGTTCCGCTCAACCGTCAAAACAACTATCTCGCTTGCCAGCGTTGGTGGCACCATTGAGCAAATCCACCTGCGTCACAATATATGGCACGGCCCTTTCCCGATCGGCAAGAGCAGCGATGGAGAGTTCCACTACGCGCCGATGTCGGCGCTGGTCGAAACGATGGTCGATCATGACAACCCGCCGAGCGGCCTGATCGGTAATCTGTTCGAAAATTGTCCCGAACTTTACGATTCGATTGAACTGGCCCGCTTCGATTTTGCCGGCAACGGAACATCAACCTACCACATCCCGGGATTTGCAAAAACATTCGGCAGCGGCAAAAACGAACTTGCATTCGAATGGCAGGGCCTGACCGGTCAGGCAACCATTGACAAATCAATCAAAAAAATCAACGGCGAAACAGTCATTCCAAAAATCAGGATTTCCAGCGAGACCGGCCGGGTCGAAACTGAAAAAATCCATTCGACTTATCGAATTTTTGAGGATTTTGGCGGGCTGCTTCTCGGTAACATAACGTTGGATACCGAAGCCATCAGTATCAGCAGCGGCCGGAGCCGGACCGAACTCAGCGACTTTCAGTTTCGCAATTCCGCCAGCCTGAACAACGAAAACGTCTCATACTCCATCGCTATCGGTATTGAAAAGATCAATTCGACCGGTCAGATCTATGGCCCGCTCGGGCTCGAGCTTGACTTCGCCGGCCTCGATGCCGCAACGATCCTTGAAGTTCAAAAAAAGCTGCAAACAATTCAAAGTCATGTCGCCAGCGTCTCGGAAGAGAAAATAGCCGCCGAGGTTTTTGCCATTTACACCGAAGCGTTGCCGGAGTTGATCAAAAAATCGCCCGAGATCAGACTCAACTATCTCAACATGAGCAGCCCGAACGGTGAATTCTGGAGCAAGGGGAAAGTGGTTTTTGAGAATCAGCCCGGAGCCAGGATCAACAGTATAAACGACCTGCTCGGGGCGATTCTGGCCAATACCGATATTCAGATCAGCAAGCCGCTGCTGCTTAACCTCTTCTCTTCATCAATCAAAGGACAAATGCATTCGGCTCGAGAAGCCGGGCAACTCGGGGATGTTGATGATGAAAAGTTTGAAAAAATGACAGCGGAGGCCGCAACCGAACAAATCGAGAAGCTGGTTCGCCAGGGAGCCCTGGTCGACGAAGGGAAAAGCTATCGCGCCCTGTTCGAATTCAAAAATCGTAAAATGACACTGAACGGTCAGCCTTTCTCCGTAACCAAATAGCCGAAAAAAACTGGAGCGCATGACGGTCCCGCCTCAGATCAATCATCCTTTTCATGCTTTTTTTTCTTCTTACCTTTCACCTTATGCTTCTTCTTTTTCCCCGGATATTTCTTCTTGTGCTCTTCAAACCTGAGATAAGGTCGATCGAGATCCATATCCAACGTCACCCTGGCGCCGAGATCAATTCGCAGCTGTGTCGGCAATGATGCCGACATTTCCCAGACACCGTTTCTGAGAAAGAAATAGGCCCCCCGGCCAGTATCAAAATAGACCCGGGCATCCGGGTAATAATGATAAGTAAACCGGCTGCGGTGACCATAAGCCTTGGCATGCGCAGGCGGCCCCGACTTGGCGGGCGTCGGTGGCGAAGCAACAACCCTGGCGCTCCGGTGCGGCCCGGGTGGCAGGAGACATCCGGAGACAACAAACGATGCCGCCACAACCAAAACGACCGGTTTCCACAATCCAACTCGCATAAGCGACCTCCTGTTTCCACTTTAAACAATCGGGCTTGAGAGCACCGAATTAAAGAACGATCCGCATCCTTGCTACGGATAGAGTTTACGATGTTCCCGGTGCAACGTATAGGGCTTACTGGTCTTCAATTTGAGGCGAACGCTTGTGCCTTCCGTCTGAAACGCAACCGGCAAGGCAACTGACATCATCCACCGTCCTTTATCCTGATAAAAATAGAGATGCCGGATTGTATCAAAATAGACTTCGGTCGCCGGATAATAATCGTAGTGATACATCATTCGCCCGACTACAGCAGGGCCTTCCTCTATACTTGACACTGTCCCAGCCGCCGGCAGTTCCTCTTGGGATTTTTTCTTTTTCTCGGCCACTGCCGATTTGCGTTTTTTGCTGTTTGCAACTTTTTTCTTCGCAGCCTTTTTTTTATCAATTTTCTTTGCCTGTTCAACCGATTTTTCCGCACTGCCGGCCGGCGCAATTGACTTGGGTGCGGCACAGCCGCAAACGAAAAAAACCAGAAGGACCAACGGCAGATATCTATAGAGTAAAACCCGGTGCATAGTTGCCCAACCCGATTAAAGAATTCACTGGTTATTCAAAGCGAGAGATATCTTAACATTTTCCAAACTGAACTGTGAAGTGATTCCAAAGCGGTTGACGCTTACGATAAATCAGTTATCCTCATTTTAATGAATGCGCAAGCGTGCAAAAAATCTCTGCGCAGCTACGCGACTGTAAATATAATATCGATGAACGCTTGGTTCTTACAATCTCAACAAAAAGGTGATCAACATGTACCTGCAAGAGCATCTGACTGCAATCAAAGCAAAATCCAACCCGCCGGAAGAGATCGCAGAGGTCATGAAACGCTGCAAAGATGATCTGGCCGCATCCGGACTGGCTGACAAAATACCGCAAGCCGGCAGTCCGGCACCGGAGATCATACTGCCGAATATTTATGGCGACATGGTCGATGCAAAAAAAATCCTCAGCCGGGGGCCACTTGTTCTGCACTTTTATCGCGGCGGCTGGTGACCTTACTGCAAAGCGGAGCTGTCAGCTCTGCAGGACATTATTGAAGAGATTCGCAATCGCAACGCGACCCTGGTCGCAGCCTCACCCCAGAAGCCGGAATACCTGATGGAAATCGTTCAGAAGAACCATATCCGCTTCAACCTTCTGCACGACCAGGACAACAATGCAGCCCGGAAATTCAACCTGGCCTGGCAACTGCCGAAGGAGCTTCAGGATATTTATCGGGAATTCGGCATCGACCTTGAGAAATTCAACAGCAATTCGGCGTGGGAGTTGCCGCTGCCGGCCCGGTTCATTATCGATATGGACGGCATAATCCGTGATGCGAAGGCCTATCCCGATCACACCGACCGTCCCGAGCCGGAGTCAATACTGGAGATTCTCGACAGCATGCAATAGCGCAGAGTACCGACGGAATGATCCGGACAAAAAAAGACGCGCCGCAGAGGAGGGATCTGCAAAGCGCGCCAAATGAAAGGAGCGTTAAAAGGTTGGAAGAAGAAGTCTTGTTGATCGTAATATAACAAAACGGGTCGCCCGTAACCACGTGGCGACCCGTATTTATTTGATGCCGAAATATTGATCGGCACCTGTGCAAATGTACAGTCTTCACACCCCCTGCAACGCCTTGAGCAGCCATGCCATATTTCGCCCCAGCGCCTGCATGGTCTGAACCCCTTCCTCATCTTTTTCGACATCACCAATCTCACGACCGATGCCAATATTCCAATAGGTCGAGCCGGGTACAATCATCTCACCAATCAGGAAGAAATGATTCAGCGAGTCAAAAGCATTGATCGCTCCGCCCCGGCGAACGGCAACAATCGCGGCTCCGACCTTGCGTCGCAACATGTTGTCATTAGCCCGGGCAACCATGCCGGACCGATCAATGAGCGCCTTCATTTCCGGCGTCATATCAGCAAAGTAGGTCGGAGAGGCAAGAATAATCCCATCGGCCTCAACCATTTTATCGATACAGCTATTGGCAATGTCGCCGCTGACCGCACACTGCTTGTCCTTGCTTGCAAAACAACGGTAGCAGGCGATGCAGCCTTGAATTTTGCTGCCGGCCAGTGACACCTCTTCAGTTTCGATCCCCTCTTTTTCGAGCTCCGTAAATGTCTTGCCCACTAGAATTGACGTGTTGCCCTTTTTGCGGGCAGAACCATTAAATGCAACGACTTTCATTTCAACCTCCCTGTATGTGCCTGTTAATTCAATACCAAATACGGTAACGCAACTTGCTTTTTTCTCGTAAATTGCTCAATTTTACTGTAATATTAGCCTATTTGAATGCATTAGCCAATCATACCTTCAATGAATAGTGACAAACAAAAGATGATGGCAGAAACAGACAGGGAGCTTCTCGGCACTCTCCAGCGCCGGAATGAAGAATTATCGACCCTGGTCGAAATCGGCAAGGCGTTGACTTCGACCCTGAGTCGTGAGGATGTCCTCAACGTTGTCATGGAGAAGGTCAGTCTTCTGCTCCATTCGAAGCTCTGGTCACTGCTTCTTGTTGATGAAAAAACCGGCGAAATGACCTTTGAGATCGCGGTCTCACCGGCCGCCGAGAGGTTGAAGGGGCTACGCCTGAAGAAGGGCGAAGGGATTGCCGGCTGGGTCGCCGAACATGGCGAGCCGCTGCTGATTCCGAATGTCAATGAAGACAGCCGCTTTTCTTCCCAGGTCGACGAAGCGACCTCCTACAGCACCAAATCAATCATCTGCGTTCCCCTGAAAAGCAAAAACCGGATTCTCGGCGTCATCGAGCTGATCAATTCCGAAGAGGAAGGGACCTTTACCAAAAATGATCTGCCGATTCTGACAACGATTTCTGATTATGTTGCCATTGCCATCGAGAACGCTCTCTACTTTGAGAAGATCAATGAACTGATTATCACCGATGATCTGACCGAGCTTTATAATTCACGCCATTTCAACGAACTGATCGATTACGAACTTGAACGGGCCCGACGTTACGGTACCT
It includes:
- a CDS encoding sensor domain-containing diguanylate cyclase, which produces MNSDKQKMMAETDRELLGTLQRRNEELSTLVEIGKALTSTLSREDVLNVVMEKVSLLLHSKLWSLLLVDEKTGEMTFEIAVSPAAERLKGLRLKKGEGIAGWVAEHGEPLLIPNVNEDSRFSSQVDEATSYSTKSIICVPLKSKNRILGVIELINSEEEGTFTKNDLPILTTISDYVAIAIENALYFEKINELIITDDLTELYNSRHFNELIDYELERARRYGTFLSIVFFDLDYFKTVNDTHGHLVGSRILSEIGALVKKYTRRVNLAARYGGDEFVMLLPNTDKEGAIKMAGDLLDIIRENPFKADDETPINLTASFGVATFPVDADDKNELVRLADKAMYAVKENGRNGVAGA
- a CDS encoding sigma-54-dependent Fis family transcriptional regulator — its product is MPDLVAVRHQGGLWKIRQVSELLATALGQTRDDLVGASLRDSFRRVAPPLWDLADEVVASEKTLDDVPVRFDVSDTDLLLEVAPGGLSDDYKSPLVAFRFYRRQAGGVRDEVPSQRFGLVGGSPGILEVFRKIGLYAASDAAVLVTGETGTGKELVARALHDQGERRAGPFVAVNCSAISDELLESELFGHEKGAFTGALKAHRGRFERADGGTIFLDEIGDMPIATQVKLLRVIETGKIERVGSEKELPVDVRIICATNVPLESAVGAGRFRSDLYHRVAVLRIHLPPLRQRMDDLVPLIEHFLFLFNQKYHKQIKRLTPEAVTLLQSYLWPGNVRELRNVLERVFVEADAEVIGARAFAEWVRERQDFSPGDWGVATEIRTTPPPVIADYDPRHDHVEERTILSSAARQTTQPANLTAEAIHSAYRQANGNLAATARLLGVHRATLYRYLRKLQLSREDL
- a CDS encoding flavodoxin family protein is translated as MKVVAFNGSARKKGNTSILVGKTFTELEKEGIETEEVSLAGSKIQGCIACYRCFASKDKQCAVSGDIANSCIDKMVEADGIILASPTYFADMTPEMKALIDRSGMVARANDNMLRRKVGAAIVAVRRGGAINAFDSLNHFFLIGEMIVPGSTYWNIGIGREIGDVEKDEEGVQTMQALGRNMAWLLKALQGV